The Halomicronema hongdechloris C2206 genome includes a window with the following:
- a CDS encoding NACHT domain-containing protein: MPQDLKSIIQRVVGTSLTPEQQQQLVEAIQSGQATLVTGDRALAMGGNADNAVLITGDHNIIGDGNIIFEGADAEIIRQYLRPPPAPIDSIIEQVRSRASEKGLRNFGKIQLLNRRQVDVDQLYVDVYVLEVQDYRANIPELLKGQNVRKQFDRLGLAKRGERLQGLQIAESEEYPRLMVLGKPGSGKSTFLRHLAVGCAKGDFLENYIPYLLELRDVDEAEFSLFRHIHEEFELAEEEQTKQLLRQGKVMVLLDGLDEVSSVLQPKVQDELRRFAKQYDKNRFVLTCRTQTTKYIPEQFIPIEVADFKPEQVESFALNWFTAIVETPEEGEALKEHFMEKLGEHPQTAELAVTPVLLSLTCWIFEDSQCLPEKRSDLYREGLDLLLGQWDDRRGINRETKSEIYRQLTLEERKQLLSYLAVRKFEQTENFVLFDKAEACSYIAEHLQISTEESGAVLESISEQHGILVEQAHEIWSFSHLTFQEYLVSRPFYTSNNWKDLARQLYKEHWKEVFLLVIDNTQDLDALFRTTKHEIDLYLEDEKFQCFLSWVSRKANTFKYSYQPSSLRALALILAFDDSDSFTELPYALGIHLNFDHLPGENPEEDELLICEFAVDRNLKTALSPQLRFAVPIVLEQIIPNELSYLSKSKEIGDEIQKLIDALPDWWLKTRLWGPCEAEKMNVWWQKHGEEWIISLRNLMVKYRDFGYDWGFSDAEKEKLIEYYNANYILVECLHSGDHSNTHLIQEIEDGLILPLNT, from the coding sequence ATGCCTCAAGACCTCAAATCCATCATTCAGCGTGTTGTGGGCACATCCTTAACTCCGGAACAGCAACAGCAGTTAGTAGAGGCAATTCAATCCGGCCAGGCCACGCTGGTTACCGGCGATCGCGCTTTGGCCATGGGGGGGAACGCGGATAATGCAGTGCTGATTACTGGCGATCACAACATCATCGGTGATGGCAACATCATCTTCGAGGGAGCCGATGCGGAAATCATTCGTCAATATCTTCGTCCTCCGCCAGCACCCATTGACTCAATTATTGAGCAGGTGCGATCGCGAGCATCAGAGAAAGGCCTCAGAAATTTCGGTAAGATTCAGCTCCTGAATAGACGCCAGGTTGATGTCGATCAGCTTTATGTAGATGTTTATGTTCTGGAAGTACAGGATTATCGAGCCAATATTCCAGAATTACTTAAAGGGCAGAATGTCCGAAAGCAGTTTGACCGATTGGGTCTGGCAAAAAGAGGAGAGCGGTTACAGGGGTTACAAATCGCCGAAAGCGAAGAATATCCTCGGTTGATGGTCTTAGGGAAGCCGGGTTCCGGGAAAAGCACATTTTTGAGGCACTTAGCAGTAGGCTGTGCCAAAGGTGATTTTCTAGAAAACTACATCCCCTATTTGCTTGAGCTACGGGATGTTGATGAAGCTGAATTTAGCCTGTTTCGGCATATCCATGAGGAATTTGAATTAGCCGAAGAAGAGCAAACCAAGCAACTTCTAAGGCAAGGAAAAGTTATGGTTTTGTTGGACGGTCTAGATGAAGTCTCCAGCGTTTTACAGCCAAAAGTACAGGATGAACTGCGAAGGTTTGCCAAACAATACGACAAAAATCGCTTTGTGCTGACTTGTCGTACTCAAACGACGAAATACATTCCAGAACAGTTCATCCCCATAGAGGTAGCAGACTTTAAGCCAGAGCAGGTAGAAAGCTTCGCTTTGAACTGGTTTACGGCAATAGTGGAGACACCGGAAGAAGGTGAAGCGCTAAAAGAGCACTTCATGGAAAAGCTTGGTGAACATCCGCAAACCGCTGAACTTGCGGTAACACCAGTGCTCTTGAGTTTGACGTGTTGGATTTTTGAAGACTCTCAGTGCTTACCAGAAAAACGGTCTGATCTGTATCGGGAAGGGTTGGATTTACTGCTAGGACAATGGGATGACCGACGAGGAATCAATCGAGAGACAAAGAGTGAAATCTATCGGCAACTAACACTGGAGGAACGAAAGCAATTACTAAGCTACTTAGCAGTTCGCAAGTTTGAGCAAACAGAAAATTTTGTATTATTTGACAAAGCAGAAGCCTGTAGTTACATCGCAGAGCATCTTCAGATTTCGACCGAGGAAAGTGGAGCAGTACTAGAAAGTATTTCAGAGCAGCATGGAATCTTAGTTGAGCAAGCTCATGAAATCTGGTCGTTTTCCCACTTAACTTTTCAAGAGTACTTAGTTTCCAGACCATTCTATACCTCTAACAATTGGAAGGATTTAGCACGACAACTCTATAAAGAACACTGGAAAGAGGTATTCTTACTCGTCATAGACAATACTCAAGATCTAGATGCTTTATTTCGTACAACGAAACACGAGATTGATCTTTATCTTGAGGACGAAAAGTTTCAGTGTTTTTTGAGTTGGGTAAGCAGAAAAGCTAATACCTTTAAATACTCTTATCAACCGTCATCTTTGCGGGCTTTAGCATTGATTTTGGCTTTCGATGATTCAGACAGTTTTACAGAGCTTCCTTATGCGTTAGGAATTCATCTGAACTTTGATCATCTTCCTGGTGAAAATCCAGAAGAAGATGAGCTTCTGATTTGCGAATTTGCAGTTGATAGAAATCTCAAGACTGCTCTGTCGCCCCAATTAAGATTTGCAGTTCCCATCGTTCTTGAACAAATAATTCCAAATGAGCTTTCATATCTTTCGAAAAGTAAGGAAATCGGCGATGAAATCCAGAAACTCATCGATGCATTGCCGGACTGGTGGCTGAAAACGCGCCTTTGGGGACCTTGTGAAGCCGAAAAAATGAACGTTTGGTGGCAAAAGCACGGCGAGGAGTGGATTATAAGTCTAAGAAATTTAATGGTAAAGTATCGCGATTTTGGTTATGACTGGGGCTTCTCTGACGCTGAGAAAGAGAAGCTAATTGAATACTATAATGCAAACTATATTTTGGTTGAATGCTTGCATAGTGGGGATCACTCCAATACTCACCTGATCCAAGAAATTGAGGATGGCTTAATCTTGCCGTTGAATACTTGA
- a CDS encoding caspase family protein, which translates to MSHLFEQGHACVIGVGGDLPTTATDAKGLAKVLQDPERCAYPESQVHFLTGEKATRSQILQTLETLANSTDDDSTVLIYFSGHGHQLQKPFKSYFLMPYGYNTEALDETAISGSEFVDYLREIPAQKLLVMLDCCHAGGLSDVSAFAATKAPLPPEAQRMFAKGGGRIMIGSSRPDELSYAGEPYSAFTYALMKGLCGEGATQQDGYIRATDLAMYASRIVPTLTSDKQHPVLDIEKADNFVLAYYAGGDLQPKGLPPELASKPRIESQPGELNGQMIQTTIAASGDGAVAVQNAQGATIVTGQGNIVGNNNRVQTVNQKGKYNISMGDNIQGLHIGDTFGADQADKE; encoded by the coding sequence ATGAGTCACCTTTTTGAACAAGGGCATGCTTGCGTGATTGGAGTCGGTGGCGATTTGCCGACTACCGCCACCGATGCTAAAGGTCTGGCGAAGGTTCTGCAAGACCCCGAGCGCTGTGCCTATCCAGAAAGCCAGGTGCATTTCCTTACGGGGGAAAAGGCAACCCGCAGCCAGATTTTGCAAACTTTGGAGACCTTAGCGAATTCAACCGACGACGATTCGACGGTGCTGATTTATTTCTCAGGACATGGCCACCAACTGCAAAAGCCGTTTAAGTCTTATTTTTTAATGCCCTACGGCTACAACACTGAAGCTTTGGATGAGACCGCCATTAGCGGCAGTGAGTTTGTGGATTACCTGCGCGAGATTCCGGCGCAGAAACTGCTGGTGATGCTGGATTGCTGCCATGCTGGCGGATTAAGTGATGTCTCTGCCTTTGCAGCGACCAAAGCTCCGCTGCCGCCGGAAGCGCAAAGGATGTTTGCCAAAGGAGGCGGACGCATCATGATTGGCTCCTCACGGCCAGATGAGTTGTCCTATGCCGGAGAACCCTACAGTGCCTTTACCTATGCCCTGATGAAGGGATTATGTGGGGAAGGAGCCACCCAGCAAGATGGCTACATTCGGGCGACGGATTTAGCGATGTATGCCAGCCGCATTGTGCCGACATTGACCAGCGATAAACAACACCCTGTGCTGGACATTGAGAAGGCCGATAACTTTGTGCTGGCGTACTATGCCGGAGGCGATCTGCAGCCGAAGGGCCTGCCGCCTGAGTTAGCATCCAAGCCTCGGATTGAGTCACAGCCTGGTGAATTGAACGGCCAAATGATTCAAACCACGATCGCAGCTTCAGGAGATGGCGCAGTTGCGGTTCAGAACGCGCAGGGGGCAACGATTGTTACTGGACAGGGCAACATCGTTGGCAACAATAACCGAGTGCAGACTGTGAATCAAAAAGGTAAGTACAACATCAGCATGGGAGACAATATCCAGGGTTTGCACATTGGTGACACTTTTGGTGCTGATCAAGCTGACAAGGAGTAA
- a CDS encoding NACHT domain-containing protein, whose translation MSDSLENLKAALKELPQENLQALLAEVSASGQGAVAIARDATGAKIVTGSDNILGDNNRVVIHQGMDAETLKLVLQEVLAASSAYFYGLPETQPQPTRKDGNEKTLIAAVWTEVEDRLRQSLHNAILVRLDMAEDRTQVSRPWDSQIRTADRKPKQLPPGTHVAEVFDRREVGGRLLILGNPGAGKTTTMLDLAAVLIQRANDDPEQPIPVMVNLSSWQSAKQSLTDWLVNELRLKYGVSPKLGKSWLTQKTLLPLLDGLDELPPERQESVVQAINEWLRSGEGPTGMLVCSRMEEYDLYDTKLELNGAICLEPLTDEQLQSYLTSLSRQDLWETLCQDAELLALVRTPLLLSVALLANDGIEPERWQQKQTTQARMEYLLDAYVERRLHEVINSKDYLIGSHPTAKTIRLQLVWLAQMLGKSFIDDFSIEEVQASTLKPNQHRKYILTTSILFSVFTGSIHYFLSLLLFGLLTSISPETSTILWGVSSSSNARISVTLAELMHFTFIRAALGGALLASMAGFYLGFKNSQTSIEFTEAFSIREIKPRLLKKWVLLGSLSGAGFGLVSLVTALFAWLYSPRLFVIKSPQHDGGSIVGTQLFDLFSMFFVWIFVMAALWMVFGIMFGVFKGLRKPIEFKIYPNHGIRQNLKLLLASCFLFNALLGLFVFGFVFLSPDSNIIAREVPKIVFFGAICGFLMSFASIGWPLIQHFVLRLLLFRSENGPWNYARFLNHCTERLLLQRVGGRYRFIHKLVQEHFATMPLK comes from the coding sequence ATGTCAGATAGCCTGGAAAACCTGAAAGCGGCACTGAAGGAGCTCCCTCAGGAAAACCTTCAGGCGCTACTGGCGGAGGTCAGTGCGTCTGGTCAGGGAGCGGTGGCGATCGCCCGCGATGCAACTGGCGCAAAGATTGTCACGGGAAGTGACAACATCTTGGGTGATAACAACCGGGTGGTGATTCATCAGGGGATGGATGCAGAAACCTTAAAACTGGTATTGCAGGAGGTGCTGGCAGCCTCAAGCGCCTACTTTTATGGATTGCCAGAAACGCAGCCGCAACCCACCCGTAAGGACGGCAACGAAAAAACGCTGATTGCTGCCGTATGGACAGAGGTAGAAGATCGCTTGCGACAGTCGCTACACAATGCCATTCTGGTGCGGCTCGATATGGCCGAAGACCGCACCCAGGTGAGCCGTCCCTGGGATAGCCAGATTCGTACTGCTGACCGGAAGCCCAAGCAACTACCCCCAGGGACTCACGTTGCTGAGGTGTTTGATCGGCGGGAGGTGGGAGGCAGGTTGCTGATTCTGGGTAACCCCGGCGCTGGCAAAACCACCACCATGCTGGATCTGGCGGCGGTGCTGATTCAGCGGGCGAATGATGACCCAGAACAGCCGATTCCGGTGATGGTAAACCTGTCGTCCTGGCAAAGTGCGAAGCAGAGCTTGACAGACTGGCTGGTGAACGAACTCAGGCTGAAGTACGGGGTGTCGCCCAAGCTGGGGAAATCCTGGCTAACGCAGAAAACGTTGCTGCCCTTACTCGATGGTCTAGATGAACTGCCCCCTGAGCGACAAGAATCTGTGGTGCAAGCAATCAACGAATGGTTGCGATCTGGGGAGGGGCCAACGGGGATGCTGGTGTGCAGCCGCATGGAAGAATACGACCTGTACGATACCAAACTGGAACTCAATGGAGCCATTTGCCTGGAACCTCTGACCGATGAGCAATTGCAAAGCTACCTGACCTCATTAAGCCGTCAGGACTTGTGGGAAACCCTGTGCCAGGATGCAGAACTCCTCGCTTTGGTACGCACGCCACTACTGTTGAGTGTGGCCTTACTTGCCAATGATGGTATAGAGCCAGAACGTTGGCAGCAAAAGCAAACCACCCAAGCCAGGATGGAGTACTTGCTGGACGCTTATGTGGAACGACGACTTCATGAAGTCATAAATAGTAAGGACTATTTAATAGGTAGCCATCCTACAGCTAAGACAATTCGATTACAGCTTGTATGGCTTGCACAAATGCTTGGCAAGTCTTTTATTGATGATTTTTCAATTGAAGAAGTACAGGCAAGCACTTTAAAACCAAACCAGCACAGAAAATATATATTGACAACTTCCATTCTGTTTAGTGTATTTACTGGTTCGATTCACTATTTCTTATCCTTGCTACTTTTTGGCTTGTTAACTTCGATTTCTCCTGAAACCTCAACCATTCTCTGGGGAGTCTCTTCTTCTTCCAATGCAAGAATTTCGGTAACATTGGCTGAGCTTATGCATTTCACCTTCATTCGTGCGGCTTTGGGGGGGGCTTTGTTAGCATCTATGGCAGGTTTTTACTTGGGATTCAAGAATAGTCAAACTAGCATTGAGTTTACTGAAGCCTTTTCTATTCGAGAAATCAAACCAAGGCTGCTAAAAAAATGGGTGCTCTTGGGCTCATTATCAGGTGCCGGCTTTGGTCTTGTGAGCTTAGTAACTGCCTTATTTGCATGGCTTTACTCACCTCGACTTTTTGTCATTAAATCACCTCAGCACGATGGAGGATCAATCGTAGGAACACAATTATTTGATTTATTCAGTATGTTTTTTGTTTGGATCTTTGTGATGGCAGCATTATGGATGGTTTTTGGGATTATGTTTGGAGTATTTAAAGGCCTAAGGAAGCCCATAGAATTCAAGATTTATCCCAATCATGGAATTCGTCAAAATCTGAAACTACTTCTAGCCTCATGTTTTTTATTTAATGCTTTACTTGGGCTATTTGTTTTTGGATTTGTTTTCCTCAGCCCAGACTCGAATATTATTGCCAGAGAGGTTCCGAAAATAGTTTTTTTTGGAGCAATTTGTGGATTTTTAATGAGTTTTGCATCAATTGGATGGCCTCTTATTCAGCATTTCGTGCTTAGGTTGTTGCTCTTCAGAAGTGAAAATGGTCCTTGGAACTACGCTCGCTTCCTCAACCACTGCACAGAGCGTCTCTTATTGCAGCGCGTTGGCGGGCGCTATCGATTTATTCATAAGCTCGTGCAAGAGCATTTTGCCACCATGCCCCTAAAGTAG
- a CDS encoding NACHT domain-containing protein translates to MPIPDELLPLIDQILNRIEQDGAALKSWRQTEDGQKIIQYVVQIGKYNTTVGEGKDISIGDRLDRALLEEVRNLLRSQLSSQVVEINWSQVSRLLLERQVQRLTSNPLTHAEGVTYRTEQVYVPLGLVERKKVSRHREDVPPEQGSLLYKETEISQKFEQAVFLEQVLRQGQSPRSGGRRIVIIGEPGAGKTTLLQQMAWWVTENIEGAIAIWVSLAGLQGRALENYLLEQWLPAVVQQQGQAEASTQVKDALVAQFRAGRVWLWLDGVDEMPVAAGNPLNEVERQVRLGGLLAQARIVLTCRLNLWDGERHALDTFDVYRTLEFTYPKQVEQVVGQWFGALPEAQVGQAERLCEALRQPGKERLRDLVKNPLRLTLLCFNWYLGEGTLPETKAGLYEQFVADFYEWKRERFPTTAEQRRQLNAALGELAREAIDKEETRFRLRHDFVCKFLGEPDEPDSLFQMALRLGWLNQIGVDADNRRKAVYAFFHPTFQEYFAASIIVKQFQENSITFEQLKTDILSKYWQDDSWHEVLLLVCGLVSNKISTKIIDFFIDHFESGKNLIRQNENQSIFQQASLFEPIEDFENKNFDNDFENEDFSVPEYFSRNYNFNSSSLAFAISISQEINNGHNSKMTRQNLIARLEDHLEYLEDFVESLGNYTWDNLTADYLNRIFSDIAILGQGYKEVFNYLASKACDAELQEICSASIRALAEHWNNDEMLLELLVKAAIKNRFGTSKFSINDPNLVTSPRKIALEALFIRYPNHAKTIQALKDRAINDPDEPVRWYAAQALGQLAKSTPEIMDFLFSVVKNSRYDSKYNYRVSPRHTILGAIVLHCSNHFQAFALLSDLALNDSNEELRLWVKEQLKNWESPV, encoded by the coding sequence ATGCCAATACCTGACGAGTTACTGCCGTTGATAGACCAAATCCTCAATCGCATTGAGCAAGATGGGGCAGCTTTGAAGAGTTGGCGGCAAACGGAAGATGGCCAGAAAATCATTCAGTATGTGGTGCAAATTGGTAAATACAACACCACTGTAGGCGAAGGAAAAGATATTTCAATTGGCGATCGCCTGGATCGAGCTTTGCTTGAGGAAGTGCGTAACTTGCTGCGATCGCAACTCTCGTCTCAAGTAGTAGAAATCAACTGGTCGCAAGTCAGCAGATTGCTTTTAGAACGCCAAGTTCAACGTCTGACCTCAAATCCTTTAACCCATGCCGAGGGGGTCACCTATCGCACTGAACAGGTGTATGTGCCACTGGGGTTGGTGGAGCGCAAGAAGGTGTCGCGTCACCGGGAGGATGTGCCCCCAGAGCAAGGCTCGTTGCTGTACAAGGAGACGGAGATTTCTCAGAAGTTTGAACAAGCAGTGTTTCTGGAGCAGGTGTTACGACAGGGGCAGAGCCCTCGGAGTGGGGGGCGACGGATTGTGATCATTGGGGAGCCAGGGGCGGGCAAGACGACGCTGTTGCAGCAGATGGCCTGGTGGGTGACGGAAAACATTGAAGGGGCGATCGCGATTTGGGTGTCGTTAGCGGGTTTGCAGGGGCGAGCTCTGGAGAATTATCTGCTAGAGCAGTGGTTACCGGCAGTAGTGCAGCAGCAGGGACAGGCGGAAGCTTCGACACAAGTGAAGGATGCGCTAGTGGCGCAGTTTCGCGCGGGGCGGGTATGGCTGTGGCTTGATGGGGTGGATGAGATGCCAGTAGCAGCGGGTAATCCGCTGAATGAGGTTGAGCGACAGGTGAGATTGGGAGGTTTGTTGGCGCAGGCGCGGATCGTGTTGACCTGTCGGTTGAATCTGTGGGACGGAGAACGTCATGCGCTTGATACTTTCGACGTTTATCGGACGTTGGAGTTTACTTATCCGAAGCAGGTAGAGCAGGTCGTCGGGCAGTGGTTTGGGGCGTTGCCAGAAGCCCAGGTAGGGCAGGCAGAGCGGTTGTGTGAGGCATTACGGCAACCGGGAAAAGAGCGACTGCGAGATTTAGTGAAGAATCCACTCCGGCTAACTTTGTTGTGTTTCAACTGGTATTTGGGAGAGGGAACGCTACCGGAAACGAAGGCTGGATTGTATGAGCAGTTTGTGGCGGATTTTTATGAGTGGAAGCGGGAGCGGTTTCCGACGACAGCGGAGCAACGAAGGCAGTTAAATGCGGCACTGGGTGAGTTGGCACGGGAGGCAATCGATAAGGAGGAAACCCGGTTCCGACTGCGGCATGATTTTGTGTGCAAATTTTTGGGCGAACCGGATGAGCCTGATTCGTTGTTTCAGATGGCATTGCGGTTGGGATGGCTGAATCAAATCGGTGTGGATGCGGACAATCGGCGAAAGGCAGTGTATGCGTTTTTCCATCCCACGTTTCAGGAATATTTTGCAGCATCGATTATAGTGAAGCAGTTTCAGGAAAATAGCATCACCTTTGAGCAATTGAAAACCGATATTCTTAGTAAATATTGGCAAGATGACTCATGGCATGAAGTTCTACTACTAGTTTGTGGATTGGTCAGCAACAAGATCTCCACTAAAATAATTGATTTTTTCATTGATCATTTTGAGTCGGGCAAGAATTTAATACGTCAAAATGAGAACCAATCAATTTTCCAACAAGCCAGCCTTTTCGAACCCATAGAAGACTTTGAAAATAAAAATTTTGATAATGATTTTGAGAACGAGGATTTTAGTGTCCCTGAATATTTCAGTAGAAATTACAACTTTAATAGTAGTAGCCTTGCTTTTGCAATCTCCATTTCCCAAGAGATAAATAATGGCCACAATAGTAAGATGACTCGTCAAAATTTAATTGCTCGCCTCGAAGATCATCTTGAATATCTTGAGGACTTTGTTGAAAGCCTTGGGAACTATACTTGGGATAACCTTACTGCAGACTATCTTAATCGTATATTTAGCGATATAGCTATTTTGGGACAAGGTTATAAAGAAGTTTTCAACTATCTTGCAAGTAAAGCCTGCGATGCTGAATTACAAGAAATATGTTCAGCATCAATCAGAGCACTTGCAGAACATTGGAATAATGATGAAATGTTACTGGAATTATTAGTGAAAGCTGCTATTAAAAACCGTTTCGGCACATCAAAGTTTTCAATCAATGATCCAAATCTGGTGACTAGCCCTCGTAAGATAGCGCTAGAAGCTCTTTTTATTCGTTATCCAAATCATGCAAAAACCATACAAGCTTTAAAGGATCGCGCAATCAATGATCCAGACGAACCAGTTCGATGGTATGCAGCCCAAGCCTTGGGCCAATTAGCGAAAAGCACTCCTGAAATCATGGATTTTTTATTTTCAGTTGTTAAAAATTCTCGCTATGACAGCAAATATAATTACCGAGTTAGTCCACGCCATACAATTTTAGGCGCGATAGTTTTGCACTGTTCAAATCATTTCCAAGCTTTTGCTCTTTTATCAGATTTGGCACTTAATGATTCTAATGAAGAACTACGTCTATGGGTGAAAGAACAACTTAAAAACTGGGAATCACCAGTGTGA
- a CDS encoding NACHT domain-containing protein, whose translation MAQFEDLPIILERIAKGDHTEADLQTLRDFFGEGDCSPSVLQVGKYAVNIQQALGQIHIGDRLELTEENIQAIAQAIREEINKSEPSHSAEVTSVDELVQQVRSRIHNDIQRLYGTMPLWGVDRWVPLGELFVDVNILEEVSSNRRSELVDLWQDFSQNPSYRGLDRMGLGKERQRVSGLKVLDRDTNLMVVGKPGSGKTTYLQRVVTECNAGNLQTHRIPVLIRLREFVEDGREVGYSIERYLERCWQLSDQAVRLVLGEGRSLVLLDGLDEVTGADGQAIAKQIKRFARAYPQVQIIVTCRTQSQESRFERFDYVEVADFNEPQVRAFAEHWFQTVCGDLTAGQAKTTAFLEQLFREENKSIRELAITPILLSLTCAVFHQSGKFYSKRSKLYEEGLELLLEQWDKSREIERDEIYRDLSVERKLGLLSYLAVKKFEQEQYVLFEQAEIEEYIAEFLGIGLRESRGVLRAIEAQHGLLLERSQKVWTFSHLTFQEYLVAQWFCATKDFENMSIQCINKHWQEVFLLTIELLSDANNLLASMKNYIDKLVANELEINSFLSWISHKAKATKENYKLAALRAIFLAFVQNLENDPVNHLFAKIDQNLNSEYRSLYDLLYGFFSRPNSSTYDFAVFLFINKFEDKKINIHLQKADLPNRNWRPDDEAEFERSAPLCLYSTYPLDVETNQYINNVILSLLPPSEYYLSKDSPAYEQHSRWGYLDDWWAANHDDWSRQIHLILDNHRDLGSNWQANWKQKQILQNYYEANKLLMDCLNRNASVNYGVQREIVDTLLLPIAEIEKRSHKKTDNN comes from the coding sequence ATGGCTCAGTTTGAGGATTTGCCAATTATCCTGGAGCGCATTGCTAAAGGCGACCATACTGAAGCTGATCTACAAACGCTGCGAGATTTTTTTGGTGAAGGCGATTGCTCCCCTTCAGTGCTGCAAGTCGGTAAGTACGCAGTCAATATCCAGCAAGCCCTGGGGCAGATACATATTGGCGATCGCCTCGAATTGACGGAGGAGAATATCCAGGCGATCGCTCAAGCCATTCGAGAAGAGATAAACAAGTCAGAACCGTCTCATTCAGCAGAAGTTACGTCAGTAGACGAGCTCGTGCAGCAGGTGCGATCGCGCATCCACAATGACATTCAGCGCTTGTACGGCACGATGCCGCTATGGGGGGTGGATCGTTGGGTGCCACTGGGCGAGTTGTTTGTGGATGTGAATATTCTGGAGGAGGTGAGTAGCAATCGGCGATCGGAGTTAGTAGATCTGTGGCAAGACTTCAGCCAGAATCCCAGCTATCGCGGTTTGGATCGCATGGGCTTGGGTAAGGAACGGCAACGGGTGTCGGGACTGAAGGTGCTGGACAGGGATACCAACCTGATGGTGGTGGGCAAGCCGGGTTCGGGAAAGACGACGTATTTGCAGCGGGTAGTGACGGAGTGTAATGCGGGCAATTTGCAGACGCACCGAATTCCGGTGTTAATTCGGCTGCGGGAGTTTGTGGAGGATGGGCGTGAAGTTGGTTACTCAATAGAGCGGTATTTGGAACGATGCTGGCAGTTGTCGGATCAGGCTGTGCGGCTGGTGCTGGGTGAAGGCCGATCCCTGGTGCTGCTGGATGGGCTGGATGAGGTGACGGGGGCAGATGGGCAGGCAATCGCTAAGCAAATCAAGCGGTTTGCGCGAGCTTATCCGCAGGTGCAGATAATTGTGACATGCCGGACGCAGAGCCAGGAGTCGCGGTTTGAGCGGTTTGATTACGTAGAAGTGGCGGATTTTAATGAGCCGCAGGTAAGAGCGTTTGCCGAGCATTGGTTTCAGACGGTTTGTGGGGATCTCACCGCAGGTCAGGCTAAGACAACAGCATTTTTGGAACAATTGTTTCGGGAGGAGAACAAGTCGATTCGGGAATTGGCAATTACTCCAATTTTGCTGAGTTTGACTTGTGCAGTGTTTCACCAGTCGGGAAAGTTTTATTCGAAGAGGTCGAAACTCTACGAAGAAGGATTGGAGTTACTGCTGGAGCAGTGGGATAAGTCGCGGGAGATTGAGCGGGATGAGATTTATCGCGATTTGTCGGTGGAGCGGAAGCTGGGGCTATTAAGCTATCTGGCCGTGAAGAAGTTTGAGCAGGAGCAGTATGTGTTGTTTGAGCAAGCGGAGATTGAGGAGTATATTGCGGAGTTTTTGGGAATTGGGTTGCGGGAGAGTCGGGGGGTATTGCGGGCAATCGAAGCTCAGCATGGGTTATTGCTTGAGAGAAGCCAGAAGGTTTGGACATTTTCACATCTAACTTTTCAAGAATATTTAGTAGCGCAATGGTTTTGTGCAACAAAAGACTTTGAAAATATGAGCATTCAGTGCATTAACAAGCACTGGCAAGAGGTGTTTCTTCTTACGATCGAGCTACTGTCTGACGCAAACAATTTGTTAGCCTCAATGAAAAATTATATAGATAAATTAGTTGCTAATGAGCTTGAAATAAACTCGTTTCTATCATGGATATCTCATAAAGCAAAGGCTACAAAGGAAAATTATAAATTAGCTGCCTTGAGAGCTATTTTCCTGGCTTTTGTTCAAAACCTTGAAAATGATCCTGTCAATCATCTATTTGCCAAAATCGACCAAAATCTCAACTCTGAATATCGTTCATTATATGACTTACTGTATGGCTTTTTCTCTCGTCCCAATAGTTCAACTTACGATTTTGCAGTTTTTCTCTTTATCAATAAATTTGAGGACAAAAAAATTAATATTCATCTTCAAAAAGCTGATTTACCGAATCGAAATTGGCGACCCGACGATGAAGCAGAATTTGAGAGATCTGCACCCCTGTGCCTTTATAGTACATACCCTTTAGACGTAGAAACCAACCAGTACATAAATAATGTTATTCTGAGCTTATTGCCTCCATCTGAATATTATCTATCTAAAGACTCACCTGCTTATGAGCAACACTCACGATGGGGATATCTAGATGACTGGTGGGCAGCCAATCATGATGATTGGTCACGGCAGATTCATTTGATTTTAGATAATCATCGGGATCTAGGCAGTAACTGGCAAGCGAATTGGAAACAAAAACAAATACTTCAGAATTACTATGAAGCTAATAAGCTGTTAATGGATTGTCTAAATAGGAATGCTTCAGTAAATTATGGAGTCCAGCGAGAGATTGTAGATACATTACTGTTGCCAATCGCCGAAATTGAAAAACGAAGCCACAAAAAAACTGACAATAATTAG